From Paenibacillus sp. PK3_47, the proteins below share one genomic window:
- the atpA gene encoding F0F1 ATP synthase subunit alpha, translated as MGIRPEEISTLIKSQIEQYKADIEVAEIGTVIQVGDGIARVYGLENAMAGELLEFSNGVVGMALNLEESNVGVVILGEYKEIREGDQVKRTGQIMQVPVGEALLGRVVNPLGQPLDGKGPIATTEFRPVENNAPGVIDRKSVHEPMQTGLKAIDAMVPIGRGQRELIIGDRQTGKTAIAIDAIINQKGNGMKCIYVAIGQKQSTVAQVVETLRRHGALEYTIVVTASASEPSPLLYIAPYAGCAMGEYFMYKGEHVLVIYDDLSKQASAYRELSLLLRRPPGREAFPGDVFYLHSRLLERAAKLSDELGGGSLTALPFIETQASDVSAYIPTNVISITDGQIFLESDLFNAGQRPAINVGISVSRVGGSAQIKAMKKVAGSLRLDLAQYRELQAFSQFGSDLDKSTQARLNRGARMMEILKQGVNQPLSVEHQVISLYAAVKGHLDDIPVKDVRRFEKEFLAFVDTSAPEVLKSITDTKDLTADNETALKDVIGKFKRGFATS; from the coding sequence TTGGGCATCAGACCTGAAGAGATCAGCACTTTGATCAAAAGTCAAATTGAGCAATACAAAGCCGATATCGAAGTGGCCGAAATTGGCACCGTCATTCAAGTCGGAGACGGTATCGCCCGTGTCTACGGTCTGGAAAACGCAATGGCAGGCGAGTTGCTGGAGTTCTCCAACGGAGTAGTAGGCATGGCACTCAATCTGGAAGAAAGCAACGTCGGCGTTGTTATTCTGGGTGAGTACAAGGAAATCCGTGAAGGCGATCAAGTTAAACGTACGGGACAAATCATGCAGGTACCCGTGGGTGAAGCCCTGCTGGGCCGCGTAGTTAATCCTCTGGGCCAGCCGCTGGACGGTAAAGGTCCAATCGCAACAACTGAGTTCCGTCCGGTTGAAAACAATGCACCGGGTGTTATCGATCGTAAATCGGTCCATGAACCGATGCAGACTGGTCTTAAAGCGATTGATGCAATGGTTCCAATCGGCCGCGGACAACGCGAGCTGATCATCGGTGACCGCCAAACCGGTAAAACGGCAATCGCAATTGATGCGATTATCAACCAAAAAGGCAACGGAATGAAATGTATCTATGTTGCCATCGGCCAAAAACAATCCACAGTAGCACAGGTTGTAGAAACACTCCGCCGCCACGGCGCGCTGGAGTACACAATCGTTGTAACTGCGTCGGCTTCCGAGCCGTCCCCGCTGCTGTATATTGCTCCATATGCAGGCTGCGCAATGGGCGAATATTTCATGTACAAAGGCGAGCATGTCCTTGTCATTTATGATGACCTTTCCAAACAGGCTTCGGCTTACCGTGAATTGTCCCTGCTGCTCCGCCGTCCTCCGGGCCGCGAAGCGTTCCCTGGTGACGTATTCTATCTGCACTCCCGTCTTCTGGAGCGTGCAGCTAAACTGAGCGATGAGCTTGGTGGTGGTTCATTAACCGCGCTGCCGTTCATCGAAACACAGGCTTCCGACGTATCGGCTTACATTCCTACGAACGTAATCTCGATCACTGACGGTCAGATCTTCCTGGAGTCCGACCTGTTCAACGCCGGTCAGCGTCCCGCTATCAACGTTGGTATCTCTGTATCCCGTGTAGGGGGTTCTGCACAGATCAAAGCCATGAAGAAGGTTGCCGGTTCACTCCGTCTGGATCTGGCCCAATACCGCGAGCTTCAAGCGTTCTCGCAGTTCGGTTCTGATCTGGATAAATCTACGCAAGCCCGTCTGAACCGCGGTGCCCGTATGATGGAAATCCTCAAACAGGGCGTTAACCAGCCTCTGTCTGTAGAACATCAGGTCATCAGCTTGTATGCGGCTGTCAAAGGCCACCTGGATGATATCCCTGTCAAAGACGTAAGACGTTTTGAGAAGGAATTCCTGGCGTTTGTGGATACGAGTGCTCCTGAAGTCCTGAAATCTATCACCGATACCAAAGATCTGACTGCAGATAACGAGACTGCACTTAAAGATGTTATCGGAAAGTTCAAAAGAGGCTTCGCTACCAGCTAA
- a CDS encoding F0F1 ATP synthase subunit delta yields MSRDTVVAGRYAKALYSAAVKKGITLEVEQQLKTVVEVLHLDQEVKRFIHAPRISQSDKLKVLRTALQDKLSPTVMNTVELLVERGRTELFADLLETYIKIEGDALGIGDATVYSAYPLSEAEQNTVAAEFSQITNRKIRVTNLVDTSLLGGLKVVIGDTLYDGSLSGKLARLEKSFNDKHRG; encoded by the coding sequence ATGAGCCGCGATACAGTAGTTGCCGGCCGCTACGCCAAAGCTTTGTACAGTGCAGCGGTGAAGAAAGGCATTACACTTGAAGTGGAACAACAGCTGAAGACAGTGGTTGAGGTGCTGCATCTTGACCAGGAGGTCAAACGGTTCATTCATGCACCGCGGATCTCACAGTCCGACAAGCTGAAGGTGCTGCGTACAGCGCTTCAAGATAAGCTGTCTCCAACGGTGATGAACACGGTAGAATTGCTGGTAGAGCGGGGCAGAACCGAACTGTTCGCTGATCTGCTGGAAACTTACATCAAAATAGAGGGAGACGCACTCGGCATCGGCGATGCAACTGTATACTCTGCTTATCCGCTTAGCGAAGCAGAGCAGAATACAGTAGCGGCAGAATTCAGTCAGATTACCAACCGCAAAATCCGGGTTACTAATCTGGTCGACACAAGCCTGCTCGGCGGACTGAAGGTCGTCATCGGCGATACGCTGTATGACGGAAGCTTGTCCGGCAAACTTGCGCGTCTTGAGAAATCTTTTAACGATAAGCATAGAGGATAG
- the atpF gene encoding F0F1 ATP synthase subunit B, with product MEIVWSNIVFTIIAFAILYFLLSKFAFSKLFGVMEKRRELVMQQMDEAAKTREQAVAYVEEQKQALQQARLEAQQIIQQSQATSSNQADRLLDQAKAEAARLKDEAVRDISNEKNKAVEALRSELGTASVRIASKLLEKEVKADGEQEQLVNQYLKEVGGRS from the coding sequence GTGGAGATAGTTTGGAGCAATATAGTTTTTACAATTATAGCTTTTGCGATTCTATATTTCCTGCTTAGTAAGTTTGCATTCAGCAAGTTGTTTGGCGTAATGGAGAAACGCCGTGAACTGGTCATGCAGCAGATGGATGAAGCTGCGAAGACCAGAGAGCAGGCGGTCGCTTATGTTGAAGAACAGAAGCAGGCTCTGCAGCAGGCGCGCCTGGAAGCACAGCAGATTATTCAGCAGTCCCAGGCTACCAGCAGCAATCAGGCTGACCGTCTTCTGGATCAGGCCAAAGCAGAGGCTGCCCGTCTGAAGGATGAGGCTGTCCGTGATATTTCCAACGAGAAGAACAAAGCAGTAGAAGCTCTGCGCAGCGAGCTGGGAACTGCATCGGTCCGCATTGCTTCCAAGCTGCTTGAGAAGGAAGTCAAGGCTGACGGTGAACAGGAGCAGCTGGTTAATCAATACCTCAAAGAGGTAGGAGGCCGCTCATGA
- the atpE gene encoding F0F1 ATP synthase subunit C, with translation MEFLAAAIAVGLGALGAGLGNGMIVSRTVESIARQPEARNALQTTMFIGVGIVEVIPLAATVIAFLIMFS, from the coding sequence ATGGAATTTTTGGCAGCAGCAATCGCGGTTGGTTTGGGCGCACTCGGTGCAGGTCTTGGTAACGGTATGATCGTCAGCAGAACGGTAGAATCTATCGCCCGTCAGCCTGAAGCACGCAACGCTTTGCAGACAACTATGTTTATCGGTGTAGGTATCGTCGAAGTTATTCCTTTGGCGGCAACAGTTATTGCATTCCTGATCATGTTTTCTTAA
- the atpB gene encoding F0F1 ATP synthase subunit A translates to MHEMPLIYVGGIPIDLSAVLMLLISSVLVFVLVMLSVRNLSVENPSKLQNFMEWVVEFVQGLISSAMDLKKGKPYIALGLTLILFIFVSNLLGLPFSVITEAHEPVTVFGHVIEATRNLTHGEHAHILWYKSPTADINVTAGLAIIVFVLMNYLGIKLNGKHYFKHYVEPFPIFLPLNIIENLAKPVALAIRLFANIFAGEVLITVILKLGVLSIPFLAVWQGFSIFVGALQAFIFTILTMVYIAQMTIHEEEAH, encoded by the coding sequence ATGCACGAAATGCCTTTAATCTATGTCGGCGGAATACCTATTGATTTATCTGCTGTCCTGATGCTGCTTATCAGTTCGGTTCTGGTGTTCGTTCTGGTTATGCTGTCCGTCCGTAACCTGTCAGTCGAGAACCCGTCCAAGCTCCAGAATTTCATGGAATGGGTAGTAGAATTTGTACAGGGACTTATCAGCAGTGCGATGGACCTGAAGAAAGGGAAGCCTTACATAGCTTTGGGATTGACGCTGATACTGTTTATCTTTGTCTCCAATCTCCTCGGTCTTCCGTTCTCCGTCATCACTGAAGCCCACGAACCGGTTACTGTCTTCGGTCATGTCATCGAAGCAACCAGAAACCTGACGCATGGCGAGCATGCCCATATCCTGTGGTACAAATCACCGACTGCAGATATCAATGTTACAGCCGGACTTGCGATTATCGTTTTTGTTCTGATGAACTATCTGGGGATCAAGCTGAACGGCAAACATTACTTCAAGCACTATGTTGAGCCGTTTCCCATCTTTTTGCCGCTGAACATTATCGAGAATCTGGCGAAGCCGGTAGCTCTGGCTATCCGTTTGTTCGCCAACATTTTTGCCGGTGAGGTTCTGATCACGGTCATTCTGAAGCTGGGTGTTCTCAGTATTCCATTCTTGGCAGTATGGCAGGGATTCAGTATTTTCGTCGGAGCACTTCAGGCATTTATCTTTACGATTCTGACGATGGTGTACATCGCTCAGATGACGATCCACGAGGAAGAAGCGCATTAA
- a CDS encoding ATP synthase subunit I produces MDNMTPMISTVTRITLSIMAGLLMGWALHHETRAVTLGMTLGLLAGLVNFRYLAVKVRQVSKSVANHEGKAFSLGFVTRICFAILVTMFSVKIEHFSLEATIAGLFIPQLLAIPAGIYLSIKNKL; encoded by the coding sequence ATGGATAATATGACTCCCATGATCAGCACCGTGACCAGAATCACTCTCAGCATCATGGCTGGGCTGTTAATGGGCTGGGCTCTCCACCATGAGACCCGGGCTGTAACACTCGGTATGACGCTGGGTCTGCTAGCGGGGTTGGTGAATTTCCGGTATCTTGCCGTCAAGGTGAGGCAGGTATCAAAGTCGGTTGCGAACCATGAGGGGAAGGCATTCAGCCTTGGTTTTGTTACACGGATCTGCTTTGCGATTCTGGTCACCATGTTCTCGGTCAAGATCGAGCATTTCTCGCTGGAGGCAACCATTGCCGGCCTGTTCATTCCCCAGCTTCTCGCTATCCCGGCAGGGATATACCTGAGTATTAAGAACAAGCTGTAA
- a CDS encoding AtpZ/AtpI family protein has translation MKQQKDEAGLGKTALVIGSAGTLLAAYIIIGFYAARWLQNLMEGPKYWLAVGTIAGMILGIVNVVLLIKKFLGEQNG, from the coding sequence ATGAAACAACAAAAGGACGAAGCTGGACTGGGAAAAACCGCTTTGGTCATTGGTAGTGCAGGCACTTTGTTAGCCGCTTACATTATTATAGGATTCTACGCGGCAAGGTGGCTTCAAAACCTGATGGAAGGCCCCAAATATTGGCTGGCTGTCGGCACGATCGCCGGAATGATTCTGGGTATCGTGAACGTCGTCCTGTTAATCAAAAAATTTCTGGGGGAGCAAAATGGATAA
- the wecB gene encoding UDP-N-acetylglucosamine 2-epimerase (non-hydrolyzing): MSKIKVMTIFGVRPEAIKMAPLVLELNRHPEQIESVVCVTAQHRELLDQVLEVFKITPDYDLDVMKDRQTLNEITIRVLEGLEPVLREAKPDLVLVHGDTLTTFLASYASFLQQIQVGHVEAGLRTWNKLSPYPEEMNRQLTGVLADLHFAPTDWSAGNLRHENKKESTIYITGNTVTDVFQYTVQPDYRHPVLDFAAGKRLILMTAHRRESQGEPHRHIFRAVKRIADEFEDVAIVYPVHPSPAVKEPAHEILGGHPRIKLIDPLDVVDLHNFYPHTHLILTDSGGLQEEAPSFGVPVLVLRDTTERPEGIEAGTLELVGTDEEKVYQRTHALLTDQDLYLSMSRAANPYGDGNASKRIVNAILHHFGAIEERPEEFHRMFTNNN, encoded by the coding sequence ATGTCCAAAATTAAAGTAATGACGATTTTCGGAGTGCGCCCCGAAGCGATCAAGATGGCGCCTCTGGTCCTGGAACTGAACAGGCACCCCGAGCAGATTGAATCCGTTGTCTGCGTAACGGCACAGCACCGTGAACTGCTGGATCAAGTGCTGGAGGTGTTCAAGATCACTCCTGATTATGATCTGGATGTGATGAAAGACCGCCAGACACTGAACGAGATTACAATCCGTGTCCTTGAAGGGCTCGAGCCTGTGCTTCGTGAGGCCAAGCCTGATCTGGTGCTGGTGCACGGCGACACACTTACGACCTTTCTGGCCAGCTACGCTTCGTTCCTGCAGCAGATTCAGGTTGGGCATGTTGAAGCAGGTCTGCGGACCTGGAACAAATTGTCCCCGTATCCGGAGGAAATGAACCGTCAGCTCACAGGTGTGCTTGCTGATTTGCACTTTGCACCAACCGACTGGTCAGCCGGAAACTTGAGACACGAGAACAAAAAAGAGTCAACCATTTATATCACAGGCAATACGGTAACCGATGTGTTTCAATATACCGTACAGCCGGACTACCGGCATCCTGTACTGGATTTTGCGGCAGGAAAAAGGCTTATTTTGATGACGGCGCACCGCAGGGAGTCTCAAGGCGAACCGCACCGTCATATTTTCCGTGCTGTCAAAAGAATCGCTGATGAATTTGAAGATGTAGCCATTGTGTATCCTGTGCATCCGAGTCCGGCCGTGAAGGAACCGGCCCACGAGATCCTTGGCGGGCATCCGAGAATCAAGCTGATTGATCCGCTGGATGTCGTTGACCTGCATAACTTTTATCCGCATACCCACCTGATTTTGACCGATTCCGGCGGACTGCAGGAGGAAGCTCCATCCTTTGGAGTTCCCGTGCTAGTACTGCGTGATACGACGGAACGCCCGGAAGGAATCGAAGCCGGAACACTGGAGCTTGTGGGGACGGACGAGGAGAAGGTGTATCAACGGACACATGCTCTGCTGACGGATCAGGACCTGTATCTGTCAATGAGCCGGGCCGCCAACCCGTATGGGGACGGCAATGCTTCCAAGAGGATTGTCAATGCGATTTTGCACCATTTTGGAGCGATTGAAGAGCGTCCCGAAGAGTTTCACAGAATGTTCACAAATAATAATTGA
- the upp gene encoding uracil phosphoribosyltransferase produces the protein MGKLVICDHPLIQHKLTFIRDVRTNTKEFREHVDEVATLMAYEITRDIPLETITVQTPVAETESKVISGRMLGLIPILRAGLGMTEGVLKLLPAAKVGHVGLFRDPETLQPVEYYIKLPTDVQERELIVIDPMLATGGSAIAAITSLKNRGCTQIKMMNLIAAPEGVAAVQAAHPDVDIYVAALDDHLNDHGYIVPGLGDAGDRLYGTK, from the coding sequence ATGGGAAAATTGGTGATTTGCGATCATCCTTTGATTCAGCACAAATTGACATTTATCCGCGATGTGCGGACAAACACGAAAGAATTCAGAGAACATGTAGATGAAGTGGCCACTCTTATGGCTTATGAGATTACGCGTGATATTCCGCTGGAGACAATTACAGTACAGACGCCTGTAGCTGAGACGGAGAGCAAGGTAATCTCGGGGAGAATGCTCGGGCTGATTCCGATTCTCCGTGCAGGCCTTGGCATGACTGAAGGGGTGCTGAAGCTGCTTCCGGCGGCAAAAGTAGGACATGTAGGCTTGTTCCGTGATCCGGAAACTCTGCAGCCTGTTGAATATTACATTAAGCTTCCTACCGATGTGCAGGAACGCGAGCTGATCGTTATTGATCCGATGCTGGCTACAGGCGGCTCTGCCATTGCCGCAATCACATCGCTGAAGAACCGCGGATGCACCCAGATCAAGATGATGAACCTGATTGCTGCTCCGGAAGGTGTGGCTGCGGTACAGGCTGCCCACCCGGATGTTGATATCTACGTTGCGGCGCTTGATGATCATCTGAATGATCATGGTTACATTGTTCCGGGACTTGGCGATGCCGGTGACCGTTTATATGGAACCAAATAA
- the glyA gene encoding serine hydroxymethyltransferase, translating into MEQLRKSDPAVLEAMGLELSRQRANIELIASENIVSEAVMEAMGSVLTNKYAEGYPGKRYYGGCEDVDIVENLARDRAKQLFGADHANVQPHSGAQANMAVYLAALNPGDTVLGMNLAHGGHLTHGSPVNASGLLYNFVAYGVQEDTFLIDYDEVRKAAFKHRPKLIVAGASAYPRTIDFEALGSIANDVGALFMVDMAHIAGLVAAGLHPNPVPHAHFVTTTTHKTLRGPRGGMILCRQPWAAAIDKAVFPGSQGGPLMHVIASKAVAFGEALQPSFKTYAENVVKNAKVLAETLVGEGVNIVSGGTDNHLMLLDTRGLNITGKDAEKVLDSIGITVNKNAIPFDPTSPFVTSGIRIGTPAVTSRGMDEEAMVTIGRIIASVLKNPKDEAKLAEAARDVAALTEKFPIYPGLQY; encoded by the coding sequence ATGGAACAATTGCGTAAGAGTGACCCAGCAGTACTGGAAGCGATGGGGCTGGAGTTGAGCCGCCAGCGCGCCAATATCGAGCTTATCGCCTCTGAGAATATCGTCAGCGAAGCTGTAATGGAAGCTATGGGTTCTGTACTGACGAACAAATATGCGGAGGGGTATCCCGGCAAGCGTTACTACGGCGGTTGTGAAGATGTAGATATCGTGGAAAATCTGGCCCGCGACCGTGCCAAGCAGCTGTTCGGTGCAGACCATGCCAACGTTCAGCCGCATTCCGGAGCCCAAGCCAATATGGCGGTATATCTAGCTGCCCTGAATCCGGGTGATACTGTACTGGGTATGAATCTGGCGCATGGCGGCCACTTGACGCACGGAAGTCCTGTCAATGCCTCCGGCCTGCTCTATAACTTTGTAGCTTACGGAGTGCAGGAAGATACTTTCCTGATCGACTATGATGAAGTGCGCAAAGCGGCTTTCAAACACCGTCCGAAGCTGATTGTAGCCGGGGCGAGTGCATATCCGCGTACCATTGATTTTGAAGCGCTCGGTTCTATTGCGAATGATGTCGGCGCTTTGTTTATGGTAGATATGGCCCACATCGCGGGTCTGGTGGCTGCCGGGCTGCATCCGAATCCGGTTCCTCATGCTCATTTTGTGACTACGACCACACACAAAACCCTGCGCGGACCACGCGGAGGCATGATTCTGTGCAGACAGCCATGGGCTGCTGCCATTGATAAAGCGGTATTCCCGGGCTCCCAGGGCGGACCGCTGATGCATGTGATAGCTTCCAAAGCCGTAGCCTTTGGTGAAGCCCTGCAGCCATCCTTCAAAACTTATGCGGAGAATGTAGTGAAGAACGCGAAAGTACTTGCTGAGACACTGGTCGGTGAGGGTGTGAACATTGTATCCGGCGGTACAGACAATCACCTGATGCTTCTGGATACCCGTGGACTTAACATTACCGGTAAAGACGCTGAGAAAGTACTGGATTCCATCGGCATTACCGTGAACAAAAATGCAATTCCGTTTGATCCTACGAGCCCGTTTGTAACAAGCGGCATCCGGATCGGTACGCCTGCGGTTACCTCCCGCGGAATGGACGAGGAGGCTATGGTGACTATTGGCCGTATTATTGCCAGTGTGCTGAAGAATCCGAAGGATGAGGCGAAGCTGGCAGAGGCAGCCCGCGATGTAGCTGCGCTGACCGAGAAATTCCCTATCTATCCTGGACTGCAGTACTAA
- a CDS encoding TIGR01440 family protein, which produces MDDMQKQGAWEERASGNAAGETEGRTEGDLSLAAQAAVIVNELAEAGRLGPGKIVVVGVSTSEVAGVRIGTGGALEVADQLLQGIRQAADKWGFHLVYQCCEHLNRALVMERSLLESLGLREVSAVPVPGAGGSMAAAAYRSMTEPVLAETVEAHAGIDIGETLIGMHLRRVAVPFRPSLRYVGSARVNAAWTRPPLIGGERAVYRNPETSGSLLCD; this is translated from the coding sequence ATGGATGATATGCAGAAGCAGGGAGCCTGGGAAGAACGCGCCTCCGGCAACGCCGCCGGGGAAACAGAAGGCAGGACAGAGGGGGATCTTTCCCTGGCTGCTCAAGCCGCCGTTATTGTGAATGAGCTGGCGGAAGCCGGCAGGCTGGGTCCCGGTAAAATTGTTGTTGTCGGTGTCAGCACAAGTGAAGTGGCGGGGGTACGGATCGGCACCGGCGGTGCGCTTGAGGTAGCGGATCAGCTGCTGCAGGGTATCCGTCAGGCTGCGGACAAATGGGGATTTCACCTGGTATACCAGTGCTGCGAGCACTTGAACCGTGCGCTTGTCATGGAACGGTCTTTGCTGGAATCGCTGGGGCTGAGGGAAGTTTCGGCTGTTCCCGTTCCGGGAGCGGGGGGGTCTATGGCTGCTGCGGCGTACCGCTCCATGACAGAGCCCGTTCTGGCCGAGACAGTAGAGGCCCATGCGGGAATTGATATCGGCGAGACACTGATCGGCATGCATTTGCGCCGGGTAGCAGTTCCGTTTCGTCCGAGCCTGCGTTATGTCGGTTCAGCCAGAGTGAATGCCGCCTGGACCAGGCCGCCGCTGATCGGCGGGGAGCGGGCGGTGTACCGGAATCCGGAAACCAGCGGTTCGCTGCTGTGCGACTGA
- a CDS encoding low molecular weight protein arginine phosphatase has translation MMRILFVCTGNTCRSPMAEGLLRKLAKERGVDLEVRSAGVSAISGTSISRHASAILLDEGIHDHITSSQLNAENVAWADLILTLTGGHKRHLLQYFPEAVSKTHTLKEYVHNEEAVNRDISELDSLYADAELTIALGGEPDAAKLQRIIEIRQRIPSFDITDPFGGSREDYELAAAEIRTALHSLIDKLESLRRL, from the coding sequence ATGATGCGTATTTTATTCGTCTGCACTGGAAATACATGCCGCAGTCCGATGGCTGAAGGGCTTTTGCGGAAGCTTGCAAAGGAGCGCGGAGTGGATCTCGAGGTGCGGTCTGCAGGCGTTTCGGCCATTTCCGGAACTTCCATATCCAGGCATGCCTCGGCGATTCTGCTGGATGAAGGGATTCATGATCATATAACTTCCAGCCAGCTGAACGCTGAGAATGTGGCCTGGGCGGATCTGATACTGACGCTTACGGGCGGACACAAGCGGCACCTGCTGCAATATTTCCCTGAAGCGGTATCAAAGACACATACCCTGAAGGAATATGTCCATAATGAAGAGGCGGTTAACCGTGATATCAGCGAGCTGGACAGCCTGTATGCCGATGCGGAGCTGACGATTGCGCTGGGCGGTGAGCCGGATGCTGCAAAGCTGCAGCGGATTATCGAAATCCGCCAGCGGATTCCGAGCTTTGATATCACTGACCCGTTCGGCGGCTCGCGCGAGGATTATGAGCTTGCAGCGGCAGAAATCCGTACGGCTCTGCACAGTCTGATCGATAAGCTGGAATCCTTACGCCGGCTGTAA